A genome region from Actinobacillus arthritidis includes the following:
- the radA gene encoding DNA repair protein RadA, translating to MAKAPKTAYVCNDCGAEYSRWMGQCKECKSWNTISEIRLISSKETSKGDRFSGYAGETSGKVQTLSEISLQEVPRFSSGFNELDRVLGGGVVPGSAILIGGHPGAGKSTLLLQVMCGLSKDLPTLYVTGEESLQQVAMRANRLGLPTENLKMLSETSVEHICNIADQEKPKIMVIDSIQVMHLADIQSSPGSVSQVRECASFLTRYAKTRQVAIIMVGHVTKDGTLAGPKVLEHCIDASILLEGESDSRFRTLRDQKNRFGAVNELGVFAMTEQGLREVKNPSAIFLSRSEEQTPGSSVMVLWEGTRPLLVEIQALVDHSMLANPRRVAVGLDHNRLSLLLAVLHRHGGLQMSDQDVFVNVVGGVKVTETSADLALILALISSFRNRSLPQDLVVFGEVGLAGEIRPVPSGQERISEATKHGFKRAIIPHGNVPKKPIKGMEVFTVKKLSDALDILGNF from the coding sequence ATGGCAAAAGCACCAAAAACAGCTTATGTATGTAATGATTGCGGCGCAGAATATTCTCGCTGGATGGGGCAATGCAAAGAATGTAAGTCTTGGAATACCATTAGTGAAATTCGCTTAATTTCTAGTAAAGAAACAAGTAAGGGCGATCGTTTTAGCGGATATGCCGGAGAAACCTCAGGAAAAGTTCAAACTTTATCTGAAATCAGTTTACAGGAAGTCCCTCGTTTCAGTAGCGGTTTTAATGAGTTGGATCGTGTCCTCGGTGGCGGTGTCGTTCCCGGATCGGCAATATTAATCGGCGGTCACCCTGGTGCTGGTAAATCCACTCTACTTTTGCAAGTTATGTGCGGTTTATCTAAAGATTTACCGACACTTTATGTGACCGGCGAGGAGTCATTACAGCAAGTTGCGATGCGTGCCAATCGCTTAGGATTGCCGACCGAAAATCTGAAGATGTTATCAGAAACCTCTGTTGAACATATCTGTAATATTGCCGATCAAGAAAAGCCGAAAATTATGGTGATTGACTCAATTCAGGTCATGCACCTTGCCGATATTCAATCTTCCCCTGGTAGTGTTTCTCAAGTGCGAGAATGTGCTTCGTTTTTAACTCGTTATGCAAAAACTCGCCAAGTGGCGATTATTATGGTTGGACACGTTACAAAAGACGGTACGCTTGCCGGTCCTAAAGTGTTGGAACACTGCATTGATGCCTCTATTTTATTAGAAGGAGAATCGGATTCTCGTTTTCGTACTTTACGCGACCAAAAGAACCGTTTCGGTGCAGTCAATGAATTAGGTGTATTTGCAATGACGGAGCAAGGATTAAGAGAAGTAAAAAATCCTTCTGCTATTTTCCTTAGCCGTAGTGAAGAACAAACACCCGGTAGTTCCGTGATGGTACTTTGGGAGGGTACTCGTCCTCTATTAGTCGAAATTCAAGCGTTAGTTGATCATTCTATGTTAGCGAATCCTCGCCGTGTTGCAGTCGGATTAGATCATAACCGTTTGTCCTTATTACTTGCCGTCTTACATCGTCATGGCGGATTACAAATGTCGGATCAAGATGTGTTTGTGAATGTCGTCGGAGGAGTCAAAGTCACAGAAACCAGTGCAGATTTAGCATTAATATTGGCATTAATTTCCAGTTTTAGGAATCGTTCATTACCACAGGATCTTGTCGTTTTCGGCGAAGTCGGATTAGCCGGAGAAATCCGTCCAGTTCCTAGCGGTCAAGAACGAATCAGCGAAGCGACAAAACATGGATTTAAACGTGCGATTATTCCTCACGGAAATGTGCCTAAAAAGCCGATTAAAGGTATGGAAGTGTTTACTGTGAAAAAATTAAGTGATGCACTTGATATTCTTGGTAACTTTTAA
- a CDS encoding prepilin-type N-terminal cleavage/methylation domain-containing protein — protein MQKIRLIRPLAKAFTLIELMIVIAIIAILATIAIPSYNSYTQKAALSELLSASSSYKTDVEICVYNTGDINACNSGQNGIKKDSDLKNSKYLKSVSVTNGEIKVVGQGSLENYSYTLKPSKNGQTITWETQCSGDDTSLFPTNFCS, from the coding sequence ATGCAAAAAATCAGATTAATTAGACCGCTTGCTAAGGCTTTTACATTAATTGAATTAATGATCGTTATCGCGATTATTGCCATTCTTGCCACCATTGCGATCCCTTCCTATAACAGTTATACCCAAAAAGCCGCACTTTCGGAATTACTTTCCGCTTCATCTTCTTATAAAACTGATGTTGAAATTTGTGTGTATAACACCGGAGATATTAATGCCTGTAACAGCGGACAAAATGGGATTAAAAAGGATAGTGATCTTAAAAATTCAAAATATTTGAAATCGGTATCGGTAACAAATGGAGAAATAAAAGTGGTTGGGCAAGGGAGCTTGGAGAATTACAGCTATACACTAAAACCGAGTAAAAATGGACAAACTATCACGTGGGAAACGCAATGTAGTGGTGATGATACGAGTTTATTCCCGACAAACTTCTGTTCATAG
- a CDS encoding GspE/PulE family protein: MPYSVCDVNSQQAFEISDELWQKNSNERHILLRYLAVPVQENQHTLWLAIDDMKNLSACEIFAFIAHKQIEPVLVSSDELKYLLSQLMPEQHSVYEETELPYQSLVASENLDVNDPIIRSLDNLFKYSLKHNVSDIHIEPQKEKIIIRLRIDGVLYHYKSLSRQLSERVISRIKLLAKLDISESRLPQDGQFSFKTALSETLDFRVSSLPTHWGEKIVLRLQKNKPTHFDFLTLGFLAEQKAKLLKALQQPQGLILVTGPTGSGKSITLYSALNYLNDSSRHIMTAEDPVEIEIEGIIQTQVNSAIGLDFSRLLRTFLRQDPDVIMLGEIRDRESAEIALRAAQTGHLVLSTLHTNDAPSAIERLLQLGIKEYEIRNALLLVIAQRLVRKLCCKCAGNGCKTCYQGYKGREGIYQILAKNGEIFDKNTADLDFKTLHQSAEQKVQAGITSLVEVKRVLGDAEA, encoded by the coding sequence ATGCCATATTCAGTTTGTGATGTTAATAGCCAACAGGCGTTTGAAATTTCCGATGAACTTTGGCAAAAGAATTCTAATGAACGTCATATTTTATTACGTTATCTCGCTGTACCGGTTCAGGAGAATCAACACACTTTATGGTTGGCAATAGATGATATGAAAAATTTAAGTGCTTGTGAAATTTTTGCATTTATTGCACATAAACAAATTGAGCCGGTATTGGTTTCCTCCGATGAATTAAAATATCTTCTAAGTCAACTAATGCCGGAACAACATTCTGTTTATGAAGAAACCGAGTTACCTTACCAATCTTTAGTCGCATCGGAAAATTTAGACGTGAATGATCCGATTATCCGGAGTTTAGATAATCTTTTTAAATATAGTTTAAAACATAATGTATCAGATATTCATATTGAACCGCAAAAAGAAAAGATCATCATTAGATTACGTATTGATGGTGTTCTTTATCATTATAAATCGCTCTCAAGACAACTTTCTGAGCGAGTTATTTCCAGAATTAAGTTATTGGCGAAATTAGATATTAGTGAATCTCGCCTACCACAAGACGGGCAATTTAGCTTTAAAACAGCATTATCTGAAACACTCGATTTTCGGGTATCAAGTTTACCGACACATTGGGGAGAGAAGATTGTTTTACGTTTACAAAAAAATAAACCGACGCATTTTGATTTTCTTACGTTAGGTTTTTTAGCGGAGCAGAAAGCAAAGTTATTGAAAGCATTACAACAACCGCAAGGATTAATTTTAGTGACTGGACCTACTGGTAGCGGCAAAAGTATTACTTTATATAGTGCATTAAATTATTTAAATGACAGTTCCAGACATATTATGACTGCAGAAGATCCAGTAGAAATTGAAATCGAAGGGATCATTCAAACTCAAGTCAATTCGGCGATAGGGTTGGATTTTAGTCGTTTATTAAGAACTTTTTTACGCCAAGATCCTGATGTGATTATGTTGGGCGAAATTAGGGATAGAGAAAGTGCGGAAATTGCACTACGTGCGGCACAAACCGGACATTTAGTGCTTTCAACGTTACATACGAATGATGCACCTTCCGCAATAGAACGTTTATTACAGCTAGGCATAAAAGAATATGAGATACGTAATGCATTGCTATTAGTGATTGCTCAGCGTTTAGTCCGAAAATTGTGTTGTAAATGTGCCGGCAATGGTTGTAAGACGTGTTATCAAGGCTATAAAGGGCGTGAAGGCATTTATCAAATTTTAGCCAAAAATGGTGAGATATTTGATAAAAACACAGCTGATTTGGACTTTAAAACGTTACATCAAAGTGCGGAGCAAAAAGTCCAAGCGGGTATTACCTCGTTAGTTGAAGTAAAAAGAGTATTAGGCGATGCAGAAGCATAA